From a region of the Oncorhynchus keta strain PuntledgeMale-10-30-2019 chromosome 13, Oket_V2, whole genome shotgun sequence genome:
- the LOC118387509 gene encoding AN1-type zinc finger protein 5-like — MAQETNQSQAPMLCATGCGFFGNPRTSGMCSVCYKDHLTRQNNGVSPLSAMGGSVSSSPTMETSTIQRIEASLNNAAAEAEAEAASGAAALPVTQQMTEMSISCEEEGASPKAELAEPVVTQPTASASPPSAAGSDESKSPDSAKPKKNRCFMCRKKVGLTGFDCRCGNLFCGLHRYSDKHNCPYDYKADAAAKIRKENPVVVADKIQRI, encoded by the exons ATGGCACAGGAGACCAATCAGAGCCAAGCACCCATGCTTTGTGCCACCGGCTGTGGTTTCTTTGGAAACCCCAGGACCAGTGGCATGTGCTCTGTCTGCTATAAGGACCACCTGACCAGACAGAACAATGGAGTGAGCCCCCTGAGTGCAATGG GTGGCAGTGTGTCCAGTAGCCCCACAATGGAGACCTCGACCATCCAGAGAATTGAGGCATCCTTGAATAATGCTGCTGCTGAAGCAGAGGCCGAAGCTGCCAG TGGGGCAGCAGCTCTTCCTGTTACCCAACAGATGACCGAGATGAGCATTTCCTGTGAAGAGGAAGGAGCGTCGCCTAAAGCAGAGCTTGCAGAACCTG TGGTCACTCAGCCCACCGCCTCAGCTTCCCCTCCTAGTGCTGCCGGCAGTGATGAATCCAAATCACCCGACTCTGCCAAACCGAAAAAGAACAGGTGCTTCATGTGCCGCAAGAAGGTTGGCCTTACAG GTTTTGACTGCCGCTGTGGGAACCTGTTCTGTGGACTCCACCGTTATTCAGACAAGCACAACTGCCCGTATGACTACAAAGCCGACGCCGCCGCCAAGATCCGCAAGGAGAACCCTGTGGTGGTGGCTGACAAGATCCAGAGAATATAA